A region of Jannaschia sp. W003 DNA encodes the following proteins:
- the ispH gene encoding 4-hydroxy-3-methylbut-2-enyl diphosphate reductase — MTDAPKPPLTLLLAAPRGFCAGVDRAIKIVEMALEKWGAPVYVRHEIVHNAYVVDGLRAKGAVFVEELDECPPDRPVIFSAHGVPKSVPAAAAAREMVFVDATCPLVSKVHIEAARHHENGLQMVMIGHAGHPETVGTMGQLPPGEVLLVETVEGVDALAPRDPGRLAFITQTTLSVDDTAEIVAALQRRFPAIVGPHKEDICYATTNRQEAVKAMAPRIDALLVVGAPNSSNSKRLVEVGAREGCRYAQLVQRAADIDWRALEGAASVGITAGASAPEVLIDEVVDAFRARYDVAVEEIVTARETVEFKVPRVLREPA, encoded by the coding sequence GATGGCGCTCGAGAAGTGGGGCGCCCCGGTCTACGTGCGCCATGAGATCGTCCACAACGCCTACGTCGTCGACGGCCTCCGCGCCAAGGGCGCCGTGTTCGTGGAAGAGCTCGACGAGTGCCCCCCGGACCGCCCCGTGATCTTCTCGGCCCACGGCGTGCCCAAATCGGTGCCCGCCGCCGCCGCCGCGCGCGAGATGGTGTTCGTGGACGCCACCTGCCCGCTGGTCTCCAAGGTCCACATCGAGGCCGCCCGCCACCACGAGAACGGCCTGCAGATGGTGATGATCGGCCACGCCGGCCACCCCGAGACCGTGGGCACCATGGGCCAGCTCCCCCCGGGCGAGGTGCTGCTGGTCGAGACCGTCGAGGGGGTGGACGCGCTTGCCCCCCGCGACCCCGGGCGCCTGGCCTTCATCACCCAGACCACTCTCTCGGTAGATGACACCGCCGAGATCGTGGCCGCCCTCCAGCGGCGCTTCCCGGCGATCGTCGGGCCGCACAAGGAGGACATCTGCTACGCCACCACCAACCGCCAGGAGGCCGTGAAGGCCATGGCGCCGCGCATCGACGCGCTCTTGGTGGTGGGCGCGCCCAACTCCTCGAACTCGAAGCGGCTGGTCGAGGTCGGCGCCCGCGAGGGCTGCCGCTACGCTCAGCTCGTGCAGCGCGCCGCCGACATCGACTGGCGCGCGCTGGAGGGGGCCGCGTCCGTAGGCATCACCGCCGGCGCGTCGGCCCCCGAGGTCCTCATCGACGAGGTCGTGGACGCCTTCCGCGCCCGCTACGATGTGGCGGTCGAGGAGATCGTCACCGCCCGCGAGACCGTGGAGTTCAAGGTCCCCCGCGTCCTGCGCGAGCCGGCCTGA
- a CDS encoding LysE family translocator, producing the protein MISLQFLVTALVVVVAPGTGVVYTLALGLGRGRRAAVAAAAGCTVGIVPHLAAATLGLAAILHASALLFATVKWAGVAYLLWMAWGALRQTGALAVRPEGAEGRGLLAIAGRGAAINILNPKLSIFFLALLPPFLSGDPARATAEMALLGSVFMGLTFAVFILYGLFAATLRARVLASRRAVAWLNRAFAGVFAALAARLALERA; encoded by the coding sequence ATGATCTCCCTCCAGTTCCTCGTGACCGCCCTCGTGGTGGTCGTCGCGCCCGGCACCGGCGTGGTCTACACCCTCGCGCTGGGCCTCGGGCGGGGGCGCCGGGCCGCGGTGGCCGCCGCCGCGGGCTGCACGGTGGGCATCGTGCCCCACCTCGCCGCCGCCACCCTCGGGCTGGCGGCGATCCTCCACGCCTCGGCGCTCCTGTTCGCCACGGTGAAGTGGGCCGGCGTCGCCTACCTCCTCTGGATGGCCTGGGGTGCGCTGCGCCAGACCGGCGCGCTCGCCGTGCGCCCCGAGGGCGCCGAGGGCCGTGGCCTTCTCGCCATCGCCGGACGGGGCGCCGCGATCAACATCCTCAACCCGAAGCTCTCGATCTTCTTCCTCGCCCTCCTGCCGCCCTTCCTGAGCGGCGACCCCGCCCGCGCCACCGCCGAGATGGCGTTGCTGGGCTCCGTGTTCATGGGCCTCACCTTCGCGGTGTTCATCCTCTACGGCCTCTTCGCCGCGACCTTGCGCGCCCGCGTCCTCGCCTCGCGCCGCGCCGTGGCCTGGCTGAACCGCGCCTTCGCCGGCGTGTTCGCAGCCCTTGCCGCGCGGCTGGCGCTGGAGCGGGCCTGA
- a CDS encoding DUF3429 domain-containing protein encodes MFAPVPRAPLLLGLAGLLPFLWGVLTMWSPWLALQTAAWVGPRFVGPYVGLFYGAIILAFMSGVLWGFAAKAEDARVAATGYALSTLPALWAFFTTGGGAEAAAVALIAGFVGLLGLDWLFWRHALAPPWWMTLRVLLTAGVVLLLLPVAL; translated from the coding sequence ATGTTCGCCCCCGTCCCCCGCGCGCCGCTCCTGCTCGGCCTCGCCGGCCTGCTGCCGTTCCTGTGGGGCGTGCTGACGATGTGGTCGCCGTGGCTCGCGCTGCAGACCGCGGCCTGGGTCGGCCCGCGCTTCGTCGGACCTTACGTGGGCCTGTTCTACGGCGCGATCATCCTCGCCTTCATGTCGGGCGTGCTCTGGGGCTTCGCAGCGAAGGCCGAGGACGCCCGCGTCGCCGCCACCGGCTACGCGCTCTCCACGCTCCCGGCCCTCTGGGCCTTCTTCACCACCGGCGGCGGCGCCGAGGCCGCCGCCGTGGCCCTGATCGCCGGCTTCGTCGGCCTCCTCGGCCTCGACTGGCTGTTCTGGCGCCACGCGCTCGCACCGCCGTGGTGGATGACCCTGCGCGTCCTCCTCACCGCCGGCGTGGTGCTCCTGCTCCTGCCGGTGGCGCTCTGA
- the rnhA gene encoding ribonuclease HI, whose amino-acid sequence MPDLLAYTDGACSGNPGPGGWGALLVARDGGAVLRERELKGGEADTTNNRMELMAAIAALEALERPSTLTVVTDSAYVKGGITSWLHGWKRNGWKTSTKKPVKNEDLWRRLDEAQARHTVEWKWVKGHAGHPENERADALARAGMAPFKPKRGSGGGRGR is encoded by the coding sequence ATGCCTGACCTCCTCGCCTATACCGACGGCGCCTGCTCCGGGAATCCCGGCCCCGGGGGCTGGGGCGCGCTCCTCGTCGCCCGCGACGGGGGCGCCGTGCTGCGCGAGCGCGAGCTGAAGGGCGGCGAGGCGGACACTACCAACAACCGCATGGAGCTGATGGCCGCGATCGCGGCCCTCGAGGCGCTGGAGCGGCCCTCGACGCTCACGGTGGTGACCGATTCGGCCTACGTGAAGGGCGGCATCACCTCCTGGCTGCACGGCTGGAAGCGCAACGGCTGGAAGACCTCCACGAAGAAGCCCGTGAAGAACGAGGACCTCTGGCGCCGCCTCGACGAGGCGCAGGCGCGGCACACGGTGGAGTGGAAGTGGGTCAAGGGCCACGCCGGCCATCCCGAGAACGAGCGCGCCGACGCGCTGGCCCGAGCCGGCATGGCGCCGTTCAAGCCGAAGCGCGGCAGCGGCGGCGGCCGGGGGCGGTGA
- a CDS encoding trimeric intracellular cation channel family protein — translation MTPPEALDLLAVLVFAVTGALAAARAQLDPVGFAFMATLTAVGGGTARDLLLDRPVFWLAEPAPLVVAAGAAAAVFFLHHLLASRIATLIWLDAVALSVAAAAGIAAADGQGAALWVQVTMGVVTGCVGGLVRDVVANEVPLVLRAGELYATAALAGGAAAVAAREAGLAAPGPLAVCVAVTLALRAGAIRLGWRLPAFRARPPR, via the coding sequence GTGACGCCGCCCGAGGCCCTCGACCTCCTCGCGGTGCTGGTCTTCGCGGTGACGGGGGCGCTCGCGGCGGCGCGCGCGCAACTCGACCCGGTGGGCTTCGCGTTCATGGCGACGCTGACGGCCGTGGGCGGCGGCACCGCGCGCGACCTCCTGCTGGACCGCCCCGTGTTCTGGCTGGCCGAGCCGGCGCCCCTCGTGGTGGCGGCCGGGGCGGCGGCGGCCGTGTTCTTCCTCCACCACCTGCTCGCCTCGCGGATCGCGACGCTGATCTGGCTCGACGCCGTGGCCCTGTCGGTGGCCGCCGCCGCCGGCATCGCCGCCGCGGACGGGCAGGGGGCGGCGCTCTGGGTGCAGGTGACGATGGGGGTGGTGACGGGCTGCGTGGGCGGCCTCGTGCGCGACGTGGTGGCGAACGAGGTGCCGCTCGTGCTGCGCGCGGGCGAGCTCTACGCCACCGCGGCCCTCGCGGGCGGCGCCGCGGCGGTGGCGGCGCGCGAGGCGGGGCTGGCGGCGCCGGGGCCGCTGGCGGTCTGCGTCGCCGTGACCCTCGCCCTGCGGGCGGGCGCGATCCGGCTCGGATGGCGCCTGCCCGCGTTCCGGGCGCGGCCCCCGCGCTAG
- a CDS encoding NYN domain-containing protein has product MFYRDERLALFIDGSNLYATAKALGFDIDYKLLRQEFMRRGKLLRAFYYTALLENDEYSPIRPLVDWLQYNGFTLVTKPAKEFTDAQGRRKVKGNMDIDLAVDAMEISDHVDHVVLFTGDGDFRPLVQGLQRRGTRVSVCSTIRSQQPMIADDLRRQADNFIELDDLRDVLGRPPRDAAAAAPREGTQPAAARTQPPSSSAAG; this is encoded by the coding sequence ATGTTCTACCGCGACGAGCGATTGGCGCTCTTCATCGACGGATCGAACCTCTACGCCACCGCCAAGGCGCTCGGCTTCGACATCGACTACAAGCTCCTGCGCCAGGAGTTCATGCGCCGCGGCAAGCTGCTGCGGGCCTTCTACTACACCGCGCTGCTGGAGAACGACGAGTACTCGCCGATCCGCCCCCTGGTGGACTGGCTGCAGTACAACGGCTTCACGCTGGTGACGAAGCCCGCGAAGGAGTTCACCGACGCGCAAGGCCGCCGCAAGGTGAAGGGCAACATGGACATCGACCTGGCCGTCGACGCCATGGAGATCTCGGACCACGTGGACCACGTGGTGCTGTTCACCGGCGACGGCGACTTTCGCCCGCTGGTGCAGGGGCTGCAGCGCCGGGGCACGCGGGTGTCCGTGTGCTCCACCATCCGCTCGCAGCAGCCGATGATCGCCGACGACCTGCGGCGCCAGGCCGACAACTTCATCGAGCTCGACGATCTGCGCGACGTGCTCGGCCGCCCGCCCCGCGACGCTGCCGCCGCCGCCCCGCGCGAGGGCACGCAGCCGGCGGCGGCGCGCACCCAGCCCCCCTCCTCCTCGGCCGCGGGCTGA
- the folK gene encoding 2-amino-4-hydroxy-6-hydroxymethyldihydropteridine diphosphokinase, translating into MLRAAARLRRLWGPGLRVSQPWRTPPWPPGAGGADFVNAVAVLPRLVPPERALAQLHGIEAAMGRVRRERWGARLIDLDLVAAGRLVRPDAAAQARWRRLDGARRRAVPGGLVLPHPRLGERAFVLLPLAEVAPRWRDPVTGRTARALAAALPLAERLHLAPLGPARPVRRRGPVKPPLANRRLGP; encoded by the coding sequence GTGCTGCGGGCCGCCGCCCGGCTGCGCCGTCTGTGGGGGCCGGGCCTGCGCGTCTCGCAGCCCTGGCGCACGCCGCCCTGGCCGCCGGGCGCGGGCGGCGCGGACTTCGTGAACGCCGTGGCCGTGCTGCCCCGCCTCGTGCCGCCCGAACGGGCGCTCGCGCAGCTCCACGGGATCGAGGCGGCGATGGGCCGGGTGCGCCGCGAGCGCTGGGGTGCGCGGCTGATCGACCTCGACCTCGTGGCGGCCGGGCGGCTCGTGCGGCCCGACGCGGCCGCGCAGGCCCGATGGCGCCGCCTGGACGGGGCACGGCGGCGCGCGGTGCCGGGCGGCCTCGTGCTGCCCCACCCGCGCCTCGGGGAGCGGGCCTTCGTGCTCCTGCCCCTCGCCGAGGTGGCGCCGCGCTGGCGCGACCCCGTGACGGGGCGCACCGCGCGCGCGCTCGCCGCCGCGCTGCCCCTCGCGGAGCGGCTGCACCTCGCGCCGCTCGGCCCCGCCCGCCCGGTGCGCCGGCGCGGTCCTGTCAAGCCCCCACTTGCCAATCGGCGCCTCGGCCCGTAA
- the rpoZ gene encoding DNA-directed RNA polymerase subunit omega translates to MARVTVEDCVDKVPNRFELVLLAAHRAREIATGSPATVDRDNDKNPVVALREIADETQSADDLRERMIESNQTQIEVDEPEDDSMTLLKGVEKDTPSQDDMSEEKLLRALMEAQGER, encoded by the coding sequence ATGGCCCGCGTGACGGTCGAGGATTGCGTCGACAAGGTTCCCAACCGCTTCGAGCTCGTGCTCCTGGCGGCCCACCGCGCCCGCGAGATCGCCACCGGCTCGCCCGCGACCGTGGACCGCGACAACGACAAGAACCCGGTCGTGGCCCTGCGCGAGATCGCCGACGAGACCCAGTCCGCCGACGACCTGCGCGAGCGCATGATCGAGTCGAACCAGACCCAGATCGAGGTCGACGAGCCCGAGGACGACTCGATGACCCTCCTGAAGGGCGTCGAGAAGGACACGCCCTCCCAGGACGACATGAGCGAGGAGAAGCTCCTGCGCGCCCTCATGGAGGCCCAGGGCGAGCGCTGA
- a CDS encoding bifunctional (p)ppGpp synthetase/guanosine-3',5'-bis(diphosphate) 3'-pyrophosphohydrolase — MISADDLAALVRAYNPRSDGDLIRRAYAYAEEMHRGQVRRSGEPYFMHPVEVAGLLTEQHLDDATIACALLHDTIEDTRASYDEVERRFGTDIARLVDGVTKLTKIELNSAETRQAENFRKLFMAMAEDLRVILVKLADRLHNMRTIKHVPPEKQVVKARETMDIYAPLAGRMGMQWMREELEDLAFAVLNPDGRNSILRRFVRLQRESGDVIRRITADIEHELWKAGIEAEVQGRAKRAFSIWRKMEEKGIGFSRLSDIYGFRIVTHSAADCYAALGAVHQRWTLVPGRFKDYISQPKSNGYRSIHTTVLGRDGKRVEVQIRTREMHEVAERGVAAHWSYRDGVRTANRFAVDPAVWLRQMTERFEESADHAEFLEAVKLEMYTDQVFCFTPKGEVVKLPRGATPIDFAYAIHTNLGHRTVAAKIDGIRVPLWTRLKNGQSVEVVTAAAQTPQATWIDIATTGRAKSAIRRALKAERRVGHVRLGRELARAAFAHMGKRATEKALRTAADALGYDDDEDLLAAIGASQLTARRVVETLYPELAHGSPVPDVDPARAIVGVDPRAHYDRAPCCQPVPGERIVGIANRGRGVQVHAIDCPRMVEFEDQPERWIDLQWAPGHHAASHAVTVDLTISNDAGVLGRICTLIGEQNANISDLRFIDRKPDFFRLLLDMDVRDAEHLHAVLMAVDSDSDVARAARHRETAAAVAAAQRTAQPV, encoded by the coding sequence ATGATCTCGGCGGACGACCTCGCCGCCCTCGTGCGGGCCTACAACCCGCGCTCCGACGGCGACCTGATCCGCCGGGCCTACGCCTATGCCGAGGAGATGCACCGCGGGCAGGTGCGCCGCTCGGGCGAGCCCTACTTCATGCACCCCGTCGAGGTGGCCGGGCTCCTGACCGAGCAGCACCTCGACGACGCCACCATCGCCTGCGCGCTGCTGCACGACACCATCGAGGACACCCGCGCCTCCTACGACGAGGTGGAGCGGCGCTTCGGCACCGACATCGCGCGACTGGTCGACGGCGTCACCAAGCTCACCAAGATCGAGCTCAACTCCGCCGAGACGCGCCAGGCCGAGAACTTCCGCAAGCTGTTCATGGCCATGGCCGAGGACCTGCGGGTGATCCTGGTGAAGCTGGCCGACCGGCTCCACAACATGCGCACCATCAAGCACGTGCCGCCCGAGAAGCAGGTGGTGAAGGCGCGCGAGACCATGGACATCTACGCCCCCCTCGCGGGGCGCATGGGCATGCAGTGGATGCGCGAGGAGCTCGAGGACCTCGCCTTCGCCGTCCTCAATCCCGACGGGCGCAACTCGATCCTGCGCCGCTTCGTGCGCCTCCAGCGCGAGTCGGGCGACGTTATCCGCCGCATCACCGCCGACATCGAGCACGAGCTGTGGAAGGCCGGCATCGAGGCCGAGGTGCAGGGCCGCGCCAAGCGCGCCTTCTCGATCTGGCGCAAGATGGAGGAGAAGGGCATCGGCTTCAGCCGCCTGTCCGACATCTACGGCTTCCGCATCGTCACCCACTCCGCGGCCGACTGCTACGCAGCTCTCGGCGCCGTGCACCAGCGGTGGACGCTCGTGCCGGGGCGCTTCAAGGACTACATCTCGCAGCCCAAGTCCAACGGCTACCGCTCGATCCACACCACCGTGCTGGGCCGCGACGGCAAGCGCGTCGAGGTGCAGATCCGCACCCGCGAGATGCATGAGGTGGCCGAGCGCGGCGTGGCCGCCCACTGGAGCTACCGCGATGGCGTGCGCACTGCGAACCGCTTCGCGGTCGACCCCGCCGTCTGGCTGCGGCAGATGACCGAGCGCTTCGAGGAATCGGCCGACCACGCCGAGTTCCTGGAGGCGGTGAAGCTCGAGATGTACACCGACCAGGTGTTCTGCTTCACGCCCAAGGGCGAGGTGGTGAAGCTGCCCCGCGGCGCCACGCCCATCGACTTCGCCTACGCCATCCACACCAACCTCGGGCACCGCACCGTGGCCGCCAAGATCGACGGCATCCGCGTGCCGCTCTGGACCCGGCTCAAGAACGGCCAGTCGGTGGAGGTCGTCACCGCCGCCGCCCAGACGCCGCAGGCCACCTGGATCGACATCGCCACCACCGGGCGCGCCAAGTCCGCGATCCGCCGCGCCCTGAAGGCGGAGCGCCGCGTGGGCCACGTGCGGCTGGGGCGCGAGCTGGCGCGCGCCGCCTTCGCCCACATGGGCAAGCGCGCCACCGAGAAGGCGCTGCGCACCGCCGCCGACGCGCTGGGCTACGACGACGACGAGGACCTGCTAGCCGCGATCGGCGCCTCGCAGCTCACCGCGCGGCGGGTGGTCGAGACGCTCTATCCCGAGCTGGCCCACGGCAGCCCCGTGCCGGACGTCGACCCGGCCCGGGCCATCGTCGGCGTCGACCCCCGCGCCCACTACGACCGCGCGCCCTGCTGCCAGCCCGTGCCCGGCGAGCGCATCGTCGGCATCGCCAACCGGGGCCGCGGCGTTCAGGTCCACGCCATCGACTGCCCCCGCATGGTGGAGTTCGAGGACCAGCCCGAGCGCTGGATCGACCTGCAGTGGGCGCCCGGCCATCACGCCGCCTCCCATGCGGTCACGGTCGACCTCACGATCTCGAACGACGCGGGCGTTCTGGGGCGGATCTGCACGTTGATCGGCGAGCAGAACGCCAATATCTCCGACCTGCGCTTCATCGACCGGAAACCGGACTTCTTCCGCCTGCTTCTCGACATGGACGTGCGCGATGCGGAACACCTGCATGCGGTCCTCATGGCGGTCGACAGCGACAGCGACGTCGCCCGCGCTGCCCGCCACCGGGAGACGGCGGCCGCCGTCGCGGCGGCGCAGCGCACCGCCCAGCCGGTCTGA
- a CDS encoding DUF2062 domain-containing protein, producing the protein MFKRRDRLPLWQSLLHAVWPRGGWRRAALYVKHRLRRLPDTPQKISRGICVGVFVTFTPFYGFHFVIAAALAWIVRGNVMAALLGTFFGNPLTYVPIAVVSLNLGHWMLGTELRGAVDENLFSKLAGAGDDMFWNAWHALRGEAVDWSALRVFWNDVFWPWLVGGLVPGVFAGLAAYTLAMPLITAYQKRRRGLIKAKLDAIRARAAEKAAAKKAAGRMPAD; encoded by the coding sequence ATGTTCAAGCGCCGCGACCGATTGCCCCTCTGGCAGTCCCTGCTCCACGCGGTGTGGCCGCGCGGCGGCTGGCGGCGCGCGGCGCTCTACGTCAAGCACCGTCTCCGCCGGCTGCCCGACACGCCCCAGAAGATCAGCCGCGGCATCTGCGTGGGCGTGTTCGTGACCTTCACGCCCTTCTACGGCTTCCACTTCGTGATCGCCGCCGCGCTCGCCTGGATCGTGCGCGGCAACGTCATGGCCGCCCTCCTGGGCACCTTCTTCGGCAACCCGCTCACCTACGTGCCGATCGCCGTGGTGTCGCTGAATCTCGGCCACTGGATGCTGGGCACCGAGCTGCGCGGGGCCGTGGACGAGAACCTGTTCTCGAAGCTTGCGGGCGCGGGCGACGACATGTTCTGGAACGCCTGGCACGCGCTGCGCGGCGAGGCCGTGGACTGGTCCGCCCTGCGGGTGTTCTGGAACGACGTGTTCTGGCCCTGGCTCGTGGGCGGGCTGGTGCCCGGCGTGTTTGCGGGGCTGGCCGCCTACACCCTGGCGATGCCGCTCATCACTGCCTACCAGAAGCGCCGCCGCGGCCTGATCAAGGCCAAGCTCGACGCGATCCGCGCGCGCGCCGCCGAGAAGGCCGCCGCCAAGAAGGCCGCGGGGCGCATGCCGGCGGACTGA
- a CDS encoding pyridoxine 5'-phosphate synthase, translating to MDRLRLGVNIDHVATVRNARGGAVPDPVRAAKLAERAGADGITAHLREDRRHIRDADIEALVEALSVPLNFEMAATTEMQAIALRHRPHAVCLVPERREERTTEGGLEVAGDAARLADYVAPLREAGSRVSLFVAPDPAQIEAAARIGAAVVELHTGAYCDAVAEGRTADANAEMDRIRKAARTAHAAGLEVHAGHGLTYDSVGPVAALPEVVELNIGHFLMAEALFRGLEDAIREMRRRMNAARGGA from the coding sequence ATGGATCGGCTTCGGCTCGGCGTGAACATCGACCACGTGGCGACGGTGCGCAACGCGCGCGGCGGCGCGGTGCCCGACCCGGTGCGCGCCGCCAAGCTGGCCGAGCGCGCCGGCGCCGACGGCATCACCGCCCACCTGCGCGAGGATCGCCGCCACATCCGCGACGCCGACATCGAGGCGCTGGTGGAGGCGCTCTCGGTCCCCCTCAACTTCGAGATGGCCGCCACCACGGAGATGCAGGCCATCGCCCTGCGCCACCGCCCCCACGCCGTGTGCCTTGTTCCCGAACGCCGCGAGGAGCGCACTACGGAAGGCGGGCTGGAGGTGGCGGGCGACGCCGCGCGCCTCGCCGACTACGTGGCCCCCCTGCGCGAGGCAGGCAGCCGCGTGTCGCTGTTCGTGGCCCCCGACCCGGCGCAGATCGAGGCCGCCGCCCGCATCGGCGCCGCCGTGGTGGAGCTGCATACCGGCGCCTACTGCGACGCCGTGGCCGAGGGGCGCACCGCGGATGCAAACGCCGAGATGGACCGCATCCGCAAGGCCGCCCGCACCGCCCACGCCGCTGGGCTGGAGGTCCACGCGGGCCACGGCCTGACCTACGACAGCGTCGGCCCCGTGGCCGCGCTGCCGGAGGTGGTGGAGCTGAACATCGGTCACTTCCTCATGGCCGAGGCGCTGTTCCGCGGGCTGGAGGACGCGATCCGCGAGATGCGCCGCCGCATGAATGCCGCGCGGGGCGGGGCCTGA
- a CDS encoding LysE family translocator, translated as MGGADALLIGLATFAVVCASPGPAGLAVVSTAMARGFAASLPLTLGLALALGVWGVVAAAGLGAVLLAAPSALLAFKLFAGLFLLWLAWGAGRSALRPDTSPAPPLRAGFRAGLLLNLSNPKAVLAWSATIAVGTAPDAPWTGWLLVPLAMALTVAIYVAYALAFSRAPLRRAYGRARRGIDGVAAVLFGLAGLAMLRDAAVSLARRGAAA; from the coding sequence GTGGGAGGCGCGGACGCGCTGCTGATCGGCCTCGCGACCTTCGCGGTGGTCTGCGCCTCGCCCGGCCCCGCGGGGCTGGCCGTGGTCTCCACGGCCATGGCGCGGGGCTTCGCGGCGTCGCTGCCTCTGACGCTGGGCCTCGCGCTGGCGCTGGGCGTCTGGGGCGTCGTGGCGGCCGCCGGACTGGGCGCCGTGCTGTTGGCCGCGCCCTCCGCCTTGCTCGCGTTCAAGCTATTCGCCGGCCTGTTCCTCCTCTGGCTAGCTTGGGGGGCAGGGCGCTCGGCGCTGCGCCCCGACACGTCCCCGGCGCCGCCCCTGCGCGCGGGCTTCCGCGCGGGCCTGCTTCTCAATCTCTCGAACCCGAAGGCCGTGCTGGCCTGGTCCGCCACGATCGCGGTCGGCACCGCGCCGGACGCGCCGTGGACCGGCTGGCTGCTGGTGCCGCTGGCGATGGCGCTGACCGTCGCGATCTACGTGGCCTACGCGCTGGCCTTCTCGCGCGCGCCCCTGCGCCGCGCCTACGGGCGGGCGCGCCGCGGGATCGACGGGGTAGCCGCCGTGCTCTTCGGCCTGGCGGGGCTGGCGATGCTGCGCGACGCGGCGGTCTCGCTCGCCCGGCGGGGGGCGGCTGCGTGA
- the acpS gene encoding holo-ACP synthase, with translation MILGIGTDLANIERIQGVLDRFGDRFRDRVFTDRERRKAERRPDQAATYAKRWAAKEACSKALGTGLRMGIAWKDMSVSNLHTGQPVMHVTGWAAERLERMCPEGHEARIHVTLTDDHPWAQAVVIIEAIPYG, from the coding sequence GTGATCCTCGGCATCGGCACCGACCTCGCCAACATCGAGCGCATCCAGGGGGTGCTCGACCGCTTCGGCGACCGCTTCCGCGACCGCGTGTTCACGGACCGCGAGCGGCGCAAGGCCGAGCGGCGCCCCGACCAGGCCGCCACCTACGCCAAGCGCTGGGCCGCCAAGGAGGCCTGCTCGAAGGCGCTGGGCACGGGGTTGCGGATGGGCATCGCCTGGAAGGACATGAGCGTCAGCAACCTCCACACCGGGCAGCCCGTCATGCACGTCACCGGCTGGGCCGCCGAGCGGCTGGAGCGCATGTGCCCCGAGGGCCACGAGGCGCGCATCCACGTCACCCTGACCGACGACCACCCCTGGGCGCAGGCCGTGGTCATCATCGAGGCGATCCCCTACGGCTGA
- the lepB gene encoding signal peptidase I, translating to MVAKAEKQEGFWETLKTIFWALVIAGIFRTLFFQPFWIPSGSMKDTLLIGDFLFVNKMAYGYSRHSCPFSMCPISGRILGSQPERGDVIVFRHPANGQDFIKRLVGLPGDTIQMRSGVLHINGAPVEMEPLEPFVEAKLPQGPQQLVPRCTNDPVGLGGDCLKDRYLETFPNGESHHVLDIGRTSTDTTPLFTVPAGEYFFMGDNRDNSSDSRVPRAIGGVGFVPFENLIGRADRVVFSSAGARMIYVWTWRLDRFFERIV from the coding sequence ATGGTGGCCAAGGCGGAGAAGCAGGAGGGGTTCTGGGAGACCCTCAAGACGATCTTCTGGGCGCTGGTGATCGCGGGCATCTTCCGCACGCTGTTCTTCCAGCCGTTCTGGATCCCGTCGGGCTCCATGAAGGACACGCTGCTGATCGGCGACTTCCTGTTCGTGAACAAGATGGCCTACGGCTACTCGCGCCATTCCTGCCCGTTCTCGATGTGCCCGATCTCGGGGCGCATCCTGGGGAGCCAGCCCGAGCGCGGCGACGTGATCGTGTTCCGCCACCCCGCCAACGGCCAGGACTTCATCAAGCGCCTCGTGGGCCTGCCCGGCGACACGATCCAGATGCGGAGCGGCGTGCTGCACATCAACGGCGCGCCGGTCGAGATGGAGCCGCTGGAGCCCTTCGTGGAGGCCAAGCTGCCCCAGGGGCCGCAGCAGCTCGTGCCGCGCTGCACCAACGACCCCGTGGGCCTCGGCGGCGACTGCCTGAAGGACCGCTACCTCGAGACCTTCCCGAACGGCGAGTCGCACCACGTGCTCGACATCGGCCGCACCTCGACCGACACCACGCCGCTCTTCACGGTGCCGGCGGGCGAGTACTTCTTCATGGGCGACAACCGCGACAACTCCTCGGACAGCCGCGTGCCGCGCGCCATCGGGGGCGTGGGCTTCGTGCCGTTCGAGAACCTGATCGGCCGCGCCGACCGGGTGGTGTTCTCGTCCGCGGGCGCGCGTATGATTTACGTCTGGACCTGGAGGCTCGACCGCTTCTTCGAGCGCATCGTGTGA